TGCTTTTTAGCTCATCTTCAGTGAAAAAACTGTTTCTGCATAAAACTCGGTTTTCAAAAATATAGTTTCTACATTTCCACTTGATTTTCTCCGAAGGCTTGCCTGCGTGTTCGACATACTTTTTATAGGTTTCTCCGCATTCACCACACTTGATTTTTCCACCGAAAATGCTTTGATTTTTCATCGCATTAAATTGCTGTGTTCTGCCAAGCTTTATTTCTACAGCTGCTCTCATGTCCTGGGCTTTTTTATAAGTAGCCTCATCAATAAGCCTTGGATAGAACTCATCCCCTTGATATTTGACATTCTGTAGTATCTTGCCTACTGAACCATGATTCCAATTGGGTTTCATATTAGCATTGAGGACACCTTTGTCTGAAAGTTTTTTCGCTATGGCTTTTAATGATATTTCTTTGATATAGTCTGTAAAAATTGCTTTGACTATTTGGGCTTGCTCTTCATTTACCTCAATCTGACCATTTACCATTTTGTATCCCATGGGCATATGTCGCTGCATCATGTATCCTCACCGCCTTTACTGATACGCTCTGTTAATTTAAGTCCATTGATCAGCTTGAAAGTGATGGTCCCGCTTTGTCCTATGAGCACCTGATCCACTGTGTGGGTAAGTAAGCTTTCATCATAGCTATCCATAATCTCAGGATTATGTTTGATGATTTCAAGGAGCCTTATGGTCCCCTCAATCTCCTTTTCAAATCCGTTTGAATCGAGGAACCCA
This is a stretch of genomic DNA from Firmicutes bacterium HGW-Firmicutes-1. It encodes these proteins:
- a CDS encoding recombinase, whose translation is MMQRHMPMGYKMVNGQIEVNEEQAQIVKAIFTDYIKEISLKAIAKKLSDKGVLNANMKPNWNHGSVGKILQNVKYQGDEFYPRLIDEATYKKAQDMRAAVEIKLGRTQQFNAMKNQSIFGGKIKCGECGETYKKYVEHAGKPSEKIKWKCRNYIFENRVLCRNSFFTEDELKSTFVEATNQLIKQKKMLEKISPQEPPKMNSELRQTENRIKELEQDGEFSSPELAELIFKRAVLYYEGSKVADQKLKAEKLKSALSDINTMTEFNEELFESIIKRMTVYKETSVKVEIINGTIINISIEY